In Solanum pennellii chromosome 7, SPENNV200, the following are encoded in one genomic region:
- the LOC107025588 gene encoding cytochrome b561 and DOMON domain-containing protein At3g59070-like yields MMVGTQCLVAFRDSSGEIHAYTSPVSSYATLLTEGPLSFNVPRIKAEYSNNEFIIFATLQLPAGRTSFNQVWQNGAVVAGNILTAHAQSGDNLKSFGSVDFANGL; encoded by the coding sequence ATGATGGTTGGTACACAATGTTTAGTTGCATTTAGAGATTCTAGTGGAGAAATTCATGCTTACACTTCCCCTGTTTCTAGTTATGCAACTCTGTTAACAGAGGGGCCTTTGAGTTTCAATGTTCCGAGAATTAAAGCTGAGTATTCCAATAATGAGTTCATTATTTTTGCGACTTTACAACTTCCTGCTGGAAGAACTAGTTTTAATCAAGTTTGGCAAAATGGTGCTGTTGTTGCTGGTAACATTTTAACAGCTCATGCTCAGTCTGGTGATAATCTCAAGTCTTTTGGAAGTGTTGATTTTGCAAATggattataa